The following proteins are encoded in a genomic region of Paenibacillus sp. FSL R7-0273:
- a CDS encoding YerC/YecD family TrpR-related protein yields MQLKKLNDKSIDQLFEAILTLKNMEECYVFFDDLCTVNEIQSLSQRLEVARMLGKGSTYNQIEAETGASTATISRVKRCLNYGNDGYKMTLERLGR; encoded by the coding sequence ATGCAGCTTAAGAAGCTAAACGATAAAAGTATTGACCAATTATTCGAAGCCATTTTAACACTTAAAAATATGGAAGAATGCTATGTCTTCTTCGATGATCTGTGCACCGTAAATGAGATTCAGTCGCTGTCACAGCGTCTTGAGGTTGCGCGCATGCTGGGCAAGGGCTCTACATACAATCAAATCGAAGCTGAGACCGGAGCGAGCACGGCTACCATCTCCCGGGTGAAGCGCTGCCTGAACTATGGTAATGACGGCTACAAAATGACTCTGGAACGCCTGGGACGCTAA